The genomic DNA CTGAAAACTTGAACAGACACTAGAAAACACACTGATATGGTTAACTTGCAAACCTTctgttgaaaattttgaactttcttgacgaaacagaatttgCTTTTGACGAAACAGTAGTCGACGAGACAGATCCTGTTTCTTCAAAGAAGTTTGAGGAAACAGATATGTGTTTCGTCAAAaggacctttggcgaaacagaCTTTGATTCGTCGAAGGGACTTTTGACGAATTAGATGTGATTCGTCGAAGGGACCTTTGGCGAAACTGATTTTGATTCGTCGAAGGGACCTTTGGCGAATTGCTTCCTGTTTCGTTGACTTTGTGATTCGTCGAAATCAGATTCGTTGAGATTGTGATTCGTCAAAAAGAGATTGTCAGAGGTTGgtaaaagttggtgaaaagtttaTACCCAGCCTGTCAACCTCACACGACTTCCCACACCTGCTATTCACCAACTTAGAAGTATGGTGGATAAAAGAATGggtcaaacacttttcaaaacatGAAACCTTATCTTTTTGGACTAAAACACAACCTTTTTACAAAGAACTCTTGAAGATAttatgaagatgtgaagaacacttaAACAATCGGATGAACTGACAGTTTTCAAACACcaattttaactaataatttcAACCAAAACCAACTTGTAAGCATGAATAACACACAAACAAGCAAGGTTTTCACTAAAATTTTAGCAAAATCCCAAGAAAGTCAAGAGTTCAAGAGCCAAATTTCCAgaaaaatataaagtttttaagaaCCAAAGTCTTATAAAAAAAACACTACAACTTGTTCAACAAcccaaactatgtttgattttaaacaaggataagagccaatgctctgataccacttgtaggtccctaaatcggaggatcgattttcactacggaatccttgtttataacaaacaaagttaagtgtgcggaatccacttaacttAGCCAAACAAACATAGAACAAGATAAACACaaggttaaccaaagaaacacaatcgtttgattaactggatgagaaatgcaaactgatacaaacacagttcttACAAGCACAAAGGGTAAACTCACATCTCTAAGGAAACTGAGAACATTCTGTGCCTTATATAGCAGGTGGGCTGTTAACCTTGACGAATCAGAACATGGGCCGACGAAACACAAGTAAGCCCATGTAACaagcccaacagtcaacgaaTCACATTTGATTCGTTGACTGCCTTGACGAATCACAAATTAAGTCAACatgtctgtttcgtcgacatctCTTTGACGAAACAGACCTGTTTCGCCAAGGCCTGCAAAAAGATTAACTGTTTCTGCATAAAAGTTTGCAGATGCAGTTGGCACAGAATGTATTACAATATGACTGAAATACCCTTAgatgcaacatgcattgttttACGATAATTACATACAACGAGAGACAAAACACgtcggacacaagcggataggaggatatccgacttggtcgactacGAATACAGACACGATAATCAcataaagaccgtacaaaatatgACATTACATACAAGACTAGTGAAAGACACAAAAAATGCATCAACACAAGATAAAAGATAACATATCAATCTAAATGTAATGCTATTAACTTTTTAGTAACCATACCCAATAGGTGCTATAACTATACTTAACTCCATTTTTTAGCTTGCCTGCTGCAAAAGCCAGTTGTTCAAAGATCCATGCCTCACAATCTTGCCGTAAAAACTGCAATCTCAATGATCTAGCAAAAGTAGTGTTTCCATGTAGGAACCAGCAGAGTATAAAGTTCCATTGCCAGAAATCCGAGTATAACTGATGTGTTCTGAGTGGAGTTCATGAATAAAGACATCATGTGCATTGTCATCAGGTCTCGTTGCAAATATAGGTTCATCATTCTTCCTAATTCCAAGTACCCGTTGTATTGATACATCTGGTAAGTTTATGGTGAATAGCTTTGTAAAGGAGTTTGGAACACCATCCTCCATCATCCATACACCATAAACTCGTTTCTCAGCCTCCCTAACCAGTTCAACAGCAACGAGAGACTCTTTTAGCTTAGATATAACCACTGTTTTGTTAGGGGCATGGGCTTGGGCTAAAGTAGCAGGGAGTGATACTTCCATAAACTTTTCACTTGTCATGTCAAATGAAACTATCATATTATACCCCAGAAATCCAGTTGTCCTACCATCAATAGCAAGCCAATAAATAAACCCATCTATAACTACCTGATCCCACAACAATTGAACTGAGTTACGCGGTTGATTGATAGTAGGTATACTTCTCCACACCTGTGAACTCAATGTATAAACCTCAACTTGCCAAGGCGTGAAAGTTATAGAGTCTAAGTTCCGCTTACTTTTACAAAAGTTAACCTTGACAAGCTTAGGATCACCGGTGTGAGGACAAACCCCAAAACCAAAAACAATATCAGAGTCTGGATCTAACACATGAGACACCTGAGGCACATCGATAGCAACCGATTTTCTAATTTTCTAATTGAAGGATTCCAAATAGAAGCCGTGTAGATGAGTGATCTCCCAGGCTCACCTGAAGAAATAGTGTATATGCAGAATAAGCCTTGACAGCTACCTACTATCGTAAGTCCAACACCTTCAGATGCGGGATCAGGCAGGGAACACTTGTGTTCGGGGAAAATTTCATCATCTACAATTGAAACGTACTTTTGTCCAAGACCTATTGGTGGACTGTACCTTACTAACAGATGGTGCTGGTGAGTGTGGTTGACGCTGTAATCTACAACAAACCGAGAACTATCGATCAAAGACTTCCATGCTTTTGAAACGGTTCTGAACCGCAGCAGTGATTTGGTTGGAAGCCTTTTCATGATCTCTTCTTGGAGTGCAAAAGGTATGTGGTCTGACATTTTGATTGCTGAAATATAAAGATAACAAAATAGATTGTTGAAAGTTCCTCCAATTTACTAAATTTGATGATCAAGTAAAGAAAAGTAAATAAATTTGACGAATTTAGAGAGATGTAGCAGCCTGTATCCATCACCAAATTAGGGTTTGAAGCGTGAGCGATTTCAACAAGAAAGTGAATCTGTAGATGCCATTCCAATACTTATTTGAGTGTGTGGCCCATTTGAACGGTGGCCCATtacttgttttattttatttaggtgTGTGTTTTTTTTCCATTTAGTCTACTCTTATTGTAAAAATCACACTTCTAGCTATTTCAATTTAGGGTGGTTTATTTGTTTGATTTGTGGTGAATACATACCgtgtcaaataaaaaaaatatgagaTCGAAAGCCCATGTTCAAACAGGCATAAGAGGCAAATTGAATGTAATTCTCATCGATGTTACTTGTGAGTCGTTTCAAATTAATTTGAATCACTTCTCTTGATTCTATTTTAGTTGTCTTCATTTTAATTGAAATGTCAAACTGAGGAACTGAACCTGTTTATTAGACCGCATTTCATTATTCTTTGTATTTTCATCTTTTCTTTACAAAATATCACTTTCTGGCCATGCTccatatttttattatatattcaggcctttgtatattaaattatttattgCGGGACCGTAAGACGAGCACTTTGATGACCCAGTTATGAGAACATTGCAAGTGAGATAAGAAGTATGATACTTTTTTAACGGATATTAATTAGGAATTGCGTTGTTACTAAGTCAAGAAACGATGGGACGGAGTGTGGGATAACTCTAACCAGCACGAATAAAGTTCCATTGGTGGAAATGATATTTACCAAATTTTCATGTTAACGTTTTGTATTTCTTATTATAGAATCCGTCTGTGTTATTTTATAAATACGGAATtaactaaaaatatttaaaatttcACTTATAAATAAAACTGCTACTTTTAATACCAAGAAAAAACTATCATTAATCTTGTTTGCATACAAACTCACAGAAAATATCATAATTAAATAGCATGATTATTACTTAGAAACGGATTAGAACTGCAAGATTGCATTAGTGATGGCTGTTGCCAGTTTCTAAGATAATCCAAAAAATGGTGTTGTAGTAACAATAGtaaacaaaaaggaaaatataaaaGATAATTTATGATTTGGATATAGTTATTCATATATACCATGTAAAGAATAATAACTAGGTCAAGTAAAAAAGTACCTAAATATGTGGATTAGAGAAAGGTAAGGGCATTGATAAAGACGGGTAAGAAACAGTGACCAATAAAAAGAGTGGATCTCACAAGCAAAATCTAGAGAAAGGGCCAGCTGCTGCGTCTTGCTCCTACCCGACCCCTCCTGCTTCACAATCTGTTCCAAACAAAGCTACTAATGGGCCTGCCAAAAAGCCCAATTCTGTGCCCAAAAAGTCTCCGGGTTTCAACTACAACCGAGCTGTTCAAGGTCAGTCCCAGGCCCAGAAAGCTACATCCCTGTAAAGCCCAAAAATTCTAAACCAAACCCTCCTGCCAAAGCTGCTGTAAAATCGCAGTTGTGCACTCAA from Helianthus annuus cultivar XRQ/B chromosome 7, HanXRQr2.0-SUNRISE, whole genome shotgun sequence includes the following:
- the LOC110869327 gene encoding putative F-box protein At5g50220, with the protein product MSDHIPFALQEEIMKRLPTKSLLRFRTVSKAWKSLIDSSRFVVDYSVNHTHQHHLLVRYSPPIGLGQKYVSIVDDEIFPEHKCSLPDPASEGVGLTIKIRKSVAIDVPQVSHVLDPDSDIVFGFGVCPHTGDPKLVKVVIDGFIYWLAIDGRTTGFLGYNMIVSFDMTSEKFMEVSLPATLAQAHAPNKTVVISKLKESLVAVELVREAEKRVYGVWMMEDGVPNSFTKLFTINLPDVSIQRVLGIRKNDEPIFATRPDDNAHDVFIHELHSEHISYTRISGNGTLYSAGSYMETLLLLDH